A region of Allocoleopsis franciscana PCC 7113 DNA encodes the following proteins:
- a CDS encoding methyltransferase domain-containing protein has protein sequence MSSTLKSQIQQFYDASSGLWEQVWGEHMHHGYYGPTGKEKKERRQAQIDLIEEMLNWAEVSNLGTTPKPCPKILDVGCGIGGSSLYLAQKFNTQATGITLSPVQASRATQRAQEAGLGTEVQFQVADALEMPFADHSFDLVWSMESGEHMPDKEKFLQECYRVLKPGGTFLMATWCHRPITPATGELTADEKRHLEEIYRVYCLPYVISLPEYEAIAQSLPLQNIRTADWSDAVAPFWDIVINSAFDPKVIVGLFQSGWSTIQAALSLGLMSRGYRSGLIRFGLLCGNK, from the coding sequence ATGAGTTCTACTCTCAAGAGCCAAATTCAACAATTTTATGACGCCTCGTCCGGTTTGTGGGAACAAGTATGGGGCGAACACATGCACCACGGCTACTACGGCCCTACTGGCAAAGAGAAAAAAGAACGGCGTCAGGCACAAATTGACCTGATTGAGGAAATGCTCAACTGGGCAGAGGTAAGCAACTTAGGGACAACCCCAAAACCTTGTCCAAAAATTCTCGATGTCGGTTGTGGCATCGGCGGCAGTTCCCTTTACCTAGCACAAAAGTTTAATACTCAAGCTACAGGGATTACTTTAAGTCCAGTGCAAGCATCAAGAGCAACCCAACGAGCACAAGAAGCGGGGTTAGGGACAGAGGTTCAGTTCCAAGTTGCCGATGCCCTAGAGATGCCCTTCGCCGATCACTCGTTTGATTTAGTTTGGTCGATGGAAAGCGGCGAACACATGCCGGATAAGGAAAAATTTCTCCAAGAGTGTTACCGAGTACTCAAACCAGGCGGAACTTTCCTGATGGCAACGTGGTGTCATCGCCCCATAACGCCCGCAACGGGAGAGTTAACGGCGGATGAAAAGCGGCATTTAGAGGAAATATACCGAGTTTACTGCTTGCCGTATGTCATTTCGCTGCCGGAGTATGAAGCGATCGCCCAAAGTCTCCCTCTGCAAAACATTCGTACCGCTGATTGGTCGGATGCCGTTGCACCCTTTTGGGATATCGTAATTAATTCAGCATTTGACCCTAAAGTGATTGTCGGCTTGTTTCAAAGCGGTTGGAGCACGATACAGGCTGCATTATCCTTAGGATTGATGAGCCGGGGCTACCGAAGTGGATTGATTCGGTTTGGGTTACTGTGTGGCAATAAGTAA
- a CDS encoding P-loop NTPase fold protein: MTQDIHRFYKACNPSQILSDSDNHQPYQLNYSPVRGLRVMGAMKEKIRCAPLVMATCQLFTGYIGTGKTVELLQLKTELEQELFHVVYFDAKDDVDLADLDIEILMMVIAQRIIQSLEALNINISETFSTDLLSALSELPEISPTSLGLGKLIPVLKSSVKLRKYLRHILASCNYTLVAAINEKLLAPAIEQLQSQGKKGLVVIIDGLDRLDSPRNVWGCHQYENLFIEQAAQLRELSCHVVYTFPLGLVFSEEYVVLQQRFGVTPILLPMIPVQHRDGRDCEQGMGLLRQMVLVRAFPKLQPEERLKRITDVFDSPETLDRLCRISGGNVGTLQEMLYRCLEEGELPLSRTSVEAVIRESRNSLAFAVDNHEWELLVRVAKEHRLTEEAADEILRRSRFVLEYEDDRGRWYDINPLLLEAEQFQAIAPKKL, translated from the coding sequence ATGACTCAAGATATCCATCGGTTTTACAAAGCCTGTAACCCTAGTCAGATTTTGAGTGATAGTGATAATCATCAACCCTATCAACTCAATTACTCACCTGTACGGGGTCTGAGAGTCATGGGAGCGATGAAAGAAAAAATTCGGTGTGCCCCCTTAGTGATGGCAACTTGCCAGTTATTTACGGGTTACATCGGCACTGGCAAAACGGTAGAGTTACTTCAGCTCAAGACAGAACTAGAACAGGAATTATTTCATGTCGTTTATTTCGATGCCAAGGACGATGTGGATTTGGCAGATTTAGATATTGAGATTCTGATGATGGTGATCGCCCAGCGCATCATTCAAAGCTTGGAAGCCTTGAACATCAATATCTCAGAAACATTCTCTACTGATCTACTCAGTGCCCTCTCAGAGTTACCAGAAATTTCCCCAACCTCCTTAGGACTGGGTAAGTTAATCCCTGTCCTGAAAAGTAGTGTCAAGCTTCGCAAGTACCTCCGGCATATTTTGGCAAGCTGTAACTATACGCTTGTGGCAGCCATCAATGAAAAATTGTTGGCACCTGCGATCGAACAGCTTCAAAGCCAGGGCAAAAAGGGCTTAGTCGTGATTATAGATGGCTTAGACCGCTTAGACAGTCCCCGCAACGTCTGGGGATGCCACCAATACGAAAACCTCTTTATTGAGCAAGCGGCGCAGCTACGTGAACTTAGCTGCCATGTAGTCTATACATTTCCTCTGGGATTGGTTTTCTCGGAGGAATATGTTGTTCTCCAGCAGCGCTTTGGTGTGACCCCCATCCTACTACCCATGATTCCCGTACAGCACCGGGATGGTCGTGACTGTGAGCAGGGGATGGGACTCCTACGGCAGATGGTTTTAGTTCGAGCTTTTCCCAAACTTCAGCCAGAGGAACGCCTCAAGAGGATTACAGACGTTTTTGACTCTCCAGAAACCCTAGACCGACTGTGCCGCATTAGTGGCGGAAATGTGGGGACGTTGCAAGAGATGCTTTATCGATGTCTGGAAGAAGGAGAACTACCTTTATCACGAACTTCTGTGGAAGCCGTGATTCGAGAAAGTCGCAATAGCTTGGCTTTTGCCGTCGATAATCACGAATGGGAGTTGCTTGTGCGCGTGGCGAAAGAGCATCGTTTGACGGAAGAAGCAGCAGATGAAATTTTACGGCGATCGCGGTTTGTTTTGGAATACGAAGACGACCGAGGACGCTGGTATGATATTAATCCGCTTTTGTTAGAGGCAGAACAATTCCAGGCGATCGCCCCGAAAAAACTCTAA